Proteins from a single region of Sphingopyxis sp. BSN-002:
- the flgG gene encoding flagellar basal-body rod protein FlgG — translation MSFGALHVARTGLDAQGFRMQVIANNLANVNTTGFKRDRASFETLSYQMMTQAGTPSSAENRYATGLNLGTGVTISGTARIDTQGTFATTGNGLDVAIDGAGYFQVQMPDGRIGYTRAGNFGRSPEGVLVTSDGKPVQPQIQIAEDATNVSIGADGTVSATGPDGTLTELGRIELARFANPAGLQAIGNNLLVETQASGAPQVGAAGEEGRGSLRGGMLEGSNVNVVEELVDMIETQRAYEVNSKMISATDEMMKNAAQTL, via the coding sequence ATGAGCTTCGGTGCCCTTCACGTCGCACGGACCGGTCTGGATGCCCAGGGCTTCCGCATGCAGGTCATTGCGAACAACCTCGCCAACGTGAACACGACGGGGTTCAAGCGCGACCGCGCGAGCTTCGAGACGCTGAGCTATCAGATGATGACGCAGGCGGGGACGCCGTCGTCGGCGGAAAACCGCTATGCGACCGGTCTCAATCTCGGCACCGGCGTCACGATCTCGGGCACCGCGCGCATCGATACGCAAGGCACGTTCGCAACCACGGGCAACGGCCTCGACGTTGCGATCGACGGCGCCGGCTATTTTCAGGTCCAGATGCCCGACGGGCGTATCGGCTACACCCGCGCCGGCAATTTCGGCCGCTCGCCAGAGGGCGTGCTGGTTACCTCGGACGGCAAGCCCGTCCAGCCGCAGATCCAGATCGCCGAGGACGCGACGAACGTGTCGATCGGCGCCGACGGTACCGTCTCGGCGACCGGCCCCGACGGTACGCTCACCGAACTCGGCCGCATCGAACTTGCGCGTTTCGCCAATCCGGCGGGGCTGCAGGCGATCGGCAACAATCTGCTCGTCGAGACGCAGGCTTCGGGCGCGCCGCAGGTCGGTGCCGCCGGCGAAGAAGGCCGCGGCAGCCTGCGCGGCGGAATGCTCGAGGGATCGAACGTCAACGTCGTCGAGGAACTCGTCGACATGATCGAGACGCAGCGCGCCTATGAGGTCAATTCCAAGATGATCTCGGCCACCGACGAGATGATGAAAAATGCCGCGCAAACTCTGTAA
- a CDS encoding flagellar basal body L-ring protein FlgH, with the protein MPRKLCNLGLIALALAAAPAAAKDKVAPDAFSVSLSAPPPPPPANGSIFQGGYTPLTSGGRAGQVGDIITIQLVERTAATKSNAANMQRDGSVGLTPPATGPLSLFNPSDVGASGNQAFKGKGDASQSNALSGEVSVTVAAVYPNGTMLVKGEKLLTLNRGDERVQISGIVRAIDVSPDNRVLSTRVANANIRYVGKGEIARASKQGWLQRFFSIISPF; encoded by the coding sequence ATGCCGCGCAAACTCTGTAACCTCGGCCTGATCGCGCTTGCGCTCGCGGCGGCTCCTGCCGCCGCGAAGGACAAGGTCGCGCCCGACGCCTTTTCCGTGTCGCTGTCCGCGCCGCCCCCGCCGCCGCCGGCGAACGGGTCGATCTTCCAGGGCGGCTACACGCCGCTCACCTCGGGCGGTCGCGCGGGACAGGTCGGCGACATCATCACGATCCAGCTCGTCGAGCGCACCGCCGCGACGAAGAGCAACGCCGCGAACATGCAGCGCGACGGCAGCGTCGGGCTCACCCCGCCGGCGACCGGCCCGCTGTCGCTCTTCAACCCGAGCGATGTCGGCGCGAGCGGCAATCAGGCTTTCAAGGGCAAGGGCGACGCCTCGCAGTCGAATGCGCTGTCGGGCGAGGTCAGCGTGACCGTCGCCGCCGTCTATCCGAACGGTACGATGCTCGTGAAGGGCGAGAAGCTGCTGACGCTCAACCGCGGCGACGAACGCGTCCAGATCTCCGGCATCGTCCGCGCGATCGACGTCAGTCCCGACAACCGCGTCCTGTCGACCCGGGTCGCCAACGCCAACATCCGGTACGTGGGCAAGGGCGAGATTGCGCGCGCCAGCAAGCAAGGCTGGCTGCAGCGCTTCTTCTCGATCATCAGCCCCTTCTGA
- a CDS encoding flagellar basal body P-ring protein FlgI — protein sequence MLLLLASLGYSAPAHAERIKDMGQFQGLRANQLTGYGLVVGLAGTGDDSLDYSTLGMKGAVSRFGLTLPAGVNPALKNAAAVMITAELPPFAKPGQRLDVTVSAIGKAKSLRGGTLVLAPLYGADGQIYAMVQGNLVIGGLGVDAADGSKLTVNVPSSGRIAGGATVERAVDTGFATGDQLTFNLHQFDATNAQRVADAINKAMPGTAVMLDGASIAIRAGGGGDERMRLMSRIENLDVIRAEPPAKVIVNARTGTVVINGAVRVGTAAVSQGKLTVSIKESPTVVQPAPFSRGETAVEQSSDIAVDQEYRPMIMVKPTASLSQLVDAINRMGVPPGDLVAILEALSQAGALTAELVII from the coding sequence CTGCTGCTGCTTCTGGCAAGCCTTGGCTATTCCGCACCGGCGCATGCCGAGCGGATCAAGGATATGGGCCAGTTCCAGGGCCTGCGCGCGAACCAGCTCACCGGCTATGGCCTCGTCGTCGGCCTTGCGGGCACGGGCGACGACAGCCTCGACTATTCGACGCTGGGGATGAAGGGCGCGGTGTCGCGCTTCGGCCTCACCCTGCCGGCGGGCGTCAATCCGGCGCTGAAGAATGCCGCGGCGGTGATGATCACCGCCGAACTGCCGCCTTTCGCGAAGCCCGGCCAGCGTCTCGATGTGACCGTTTCGGCGATCGGCAAGGCAAAGTCGCTTCGCGGCGGTACGCTCGTCCTCGCGCCGCTCTATGGCGCCGACGGACAGATTTATGCGATGGTGCAGGGCAACCTCGTCATCGGCGGCCTTGGCGTCGATGCCGCCGACGGATCGAAGCTGACGGTCAATGTGCCGTCGAGTGGCCGCATCGCCGGTGGTGCGACGGTCGAACGTGCGGTCGATACCGGCTTTGCTACGGGCGACCAGCTGACCTTCAACCTCCACCAGTTCGACGCGACCAACGCGCAGCGCGTTGCCGACGCGATCAACAAGGCCATGCCTGGGACTGCGGTCATGCTCGACGGCGCCAGCATCGCGATCCGGGCGGGCGGTGGCGGCGACGAACGCATGCGGCTGATGTCCCGAATCGAGAATCTCGACGTAATCCGGGCCGAACCGCCGGCGAAAGTAATTGTTAATGCCCGGACCGGAACGGTCGTTATCAACGGCGCGGTCCGTGTCGGTACCGCGGCGGTGTCGCAGGGCAAGCTCACCGTCTCGATCAAGGAATCGCCGACCGTCGTCCAGCCCGCGCCCTTCAGTCGCGGCGAAACAGCGGTGGAACAGTCGAGCGATATCGCCGTCGACCAGGAATATCGTCCGATGATCATGGTGAAACCGACTGCCTCGCTCTCCCAGCTCGTCGATGCGATCAATCGCATGGGCGTTCCTCCCGGCGACCTTGTCGCCATCCTCGAAGCGCTGAGCCAGGCCGGCGCGCTGACTGCGGAACTGGTGATCATATGA
- a CDS encoding rod-binding protein codes for MTTPISSIGSTTPAPAAAGGGDGGLRKAAEAFEAVILRQLMASMRQAKLGDDIFGSSATDNFREMADAKTADSMASLRQFGIADMVEAQLRGRVAAAGTGGVQ; via the coding sequence ATGACGACGCCCATTTCTTCGATCGGATCGACGACCCCGGCCCCCGCGGCAGCGGGGGGCGGCGACGGCGGGCTGCGCAAGGCGGCCGAGGCCTTCGAGGCGGTGATCCTGCGCCAGCTGATGGCCTCGATGCGGCAGGCGAAGCTCGGCGACGATATCTTCGGATCGAGCGCGACCGACAATTTCCGCGAGATGGCCGATGCCAAGACCGCGGACTCGATGGCCTCGCTTCGCCAGTTCGGGATCGCCGACATGGTCGAGGCACAGCTTCGCGGCCGCGTCGCCGCTGCCGGCACCGGAGGCGTCCAGTGA
- the flgK gene encoding flagellar hook-associated protein FlgK: MSDLLSIGYTGLRAYSKALSTVGDNIANAQTPGYARRRLELAEVPGGTNMVLYRGTTSPGGVDIKGVVRSVDQWLINDARISSGDSERAAAKLDWMNRVESALSDDTNGIKTALTKLYTTADQLTADPANPTLRAQFLQAASDVAAGFQTAASRLSSLSEGTAAAATDGVSQFNTNLNALEQINVGLRKARDGSTNQAALMDERDRLLDQLSSQAGVSATFDDHGAVTLRATGSGDLLVGGGVVTPIAMTTAADGRVSYTIGGSPFPNATGSLAGFAEASNHIADQRAGLDTMATQFATQLNTAHQAGVDANGNPGQPLFTGTSAATLSATALTASQVAAATPTSTNGNMLALGAMRGANDPEAQWSGHLANQAQATASARAQDAAATTRADGAAAARDAVSEVNLDNEAAELLRFQQAYSAAARTIQVARETMQTLLSSL; the protein is encoded by the coding sequence GTGAGCGACCTTCTCAGCATCGGCTATACCGGTCTGCGCGCCTATTCGAAGGCGCTGTCGACCGTCGGCGACAATATTGCGAACGCGCAGACGCCGGGCTATGCCCGGCGCCGGCTCGAACTCGCCGAAGTCCCCGGGGGCACCAACATGGTGCTCTATCGCGGCACGACCTCGCCGGGCGGCGTCGATATCAAGGGTGTTGTGCGCTCGGTCGACCAGTGGCTGATCAACGACGCGCGCATATCGTCGGGCGATTCCGAACGCGCCGCTGCAAAGCTCGACTGGATGAACCGCGTCGAAAGCGCCCTCAGCGACGATACCAACGGCATCAAGACCGCGCTCACCAAACTATACACGACCGCCGACCAGCTGACCGCCGACCCGGCCAACCCGACGCTGCGCGCGCAGTTCCTGCAGGCGGCGAGCGACGTCGCCGCAGGCTTCCAGACCGCCGCCAGCCGGCTGTCGAGCCTTTCCGAGGGGACCGCCGCAGCGGCGACCGACGGGGTGTCGCAGTTCAACACCAATCTGAACGCGCTCGAACAGATCAACGTCGGCCTGCGCAAGGCGCGCGACGGCTCGACCAACCAGGCTGCGCTGATGGACGAACGCGACCGGTTGCTCGACCAGCTGTCGTCGCAGGCCGGCGTCAGCGCCACCTTCGACGACCATGGCGCGGTGACGCTGCGCGCGACGGGCAGCGGCGACCTGCTGGTCGGTGGCGGCGTCGTGACCCCGATCGCGATGACGACGGCGGCCGACGGGCGTGTTTCCTACACGATCGGCGGTTCGCCCTTTCCGAATGCCACCGGCTCGCTCGCGGGCTTCGCCGAAGCGTCGAACCATATCGCCGACCAGCGCGCCGGGCTCGATACGATGGCGACGCAGTTTGCGACCCAGCTCAACACCGCCCATCAGGCGGGGGTCGACGCGAACGGCAATCCCGGACAGCCGCTCTTCACGGGTACCAGCGCGGCGACGCTGAGCGCGACCGCGCTCACGGCAAGCCAGGTCGCGGCCGCGACGCCGACTTCGACGAACGGCAACATGCTCGCGCTGGGCGCGATGCGCGGGGCGAACGATCCCGAGGCGCAATGGTCGGGGCATCTTGCCAATCAGGCGCAGGCGACCGCGTCGGCGCGCGCGCAGGACGCGGCCGCGACCACCCGCGCCGATGGCGCCGCCGCGGCGCGCGACGCCGTGAGCGAGGTCAATCTCGACAATGAAGCCGCCGAGTTGCTGCGATTCCAGCAAGCCTATTCGGCGGCGGCGCGCACCATACAGGTGGCGCGCGAGACGATGCAGACGCTCCTGAGCTCGCTGTAG